ATGGGAACCGAAGCTTCCTGTACTCCATTGAATCCCACACTGGCTAGTGAGTGGCTCACAGTGATACCACTTAATCCTTATGAGGGAGACTTTAGAAAGGGCTCATAACCAGAGGTGGGAAATGTTAGTGTTCTGCAAGTTACAAGTAAGTCTTAAGTCTTGGCAGGTATCAAGTCAGGTCCCAAGTTctgaactttgagtttcaagtccttaACAAGTCATAACAGGCTCGTCATCATATGTAACGCCGTTTTAACAACAGAATAAGAACAtattaaattgtatttatttgctTATTAAAACAAGTTGGAGGTTGCGTCTCCATCTGTAACTCCTGACCTGCATGTTTTGCATACAGAAATTCGGTTTTCATTGTTATTAGACCATCTATTTAACCATCATAACACACAATAACCATCAATAAAGCCATTAATTGGGCAACacgtggtgcagtggttagcattgtcgcctcacagcaagagggttcctggttacaccttcctcccacagtccaaagacatgcaggttaattggtgacacaaaattgtccgtaggtgtgaatgtgagtgtgaatggttgtctgtctctatgtgtcagctctgtgacagtctggtgactccaacaggataagcagttacggaaaaaaaatgaatgaatgaaaatcatAAGTTACAACTGCCCTTGCTATAAAACTGAGTGGCTGTTTAAGGCCAGATACATTTTTCATTGATCTTATGTTTCCTCCAAAATCTAGGCCTCAATATGCCGCAGCTGATCCCATGAGTTTTCTTTTGAGGAGCCAGTATTCAGTAGGAGGGACTCTAATGTTAGACAGCAATGAACACATCAATAGAAATGCTTTCCTTTGCCCCCTTTGAGCACGTCTCCCACTTatgctgaaatgtttttattgaagtCTTTAAACATGCAGCTGTTTGTTGCTGTGGCCAGATCTGTCTGGTGTAAGAGATCCTTGATCTCAGTGGGACTAACCTGGCTGTTCTATAAAGGTTAAATTAgaattatataaataaagtagACACTTTGAAAGCAGCAGGAAGCTGCCGACTGGCAGTTTCCCATCATGTTCAGAGGGGAAATGAAAGCGCCGCTTCTGCCAGGATTGCAAATTAGGTGTTCAGATGTTGAAATGTCTTGACTTCCCTCCAGTGTTTCCAGCCCTCATTTTGGATCTCAGcctgattttttcccccatcatAATTCTCTTGTATTTTCTCCACCCCTGTCCAGCTTCGGTGACTGGTCCCACCCCCAGTACTGCCCCAGTGGTATGCTCACCTCTTTCCAGCTCCGCGTGGAGCCACATCAGGGTCTGTTCAGTGATGACACGGCTGTCAACAACATCAAGTTCCGCTGCAGCAGCAACCCGACGCTGGAGGGGCGTGGCATGGACTGGGGAGAGTACGGCCACTGGAGCCAGGAGTGTCAGGACGGAGGAATCTGCGGCATCGAGACGAAGATGGAGGAATACCAGTACGGCCTGGACGACTCCACCCTCAATGATGTGCGCTTCCACTGCTGTGCCAAGCCTCAGCAGGTAGGACAGAGGTTTATATAATAGAAACCAAAACACAAAAGTGGTTGAGGGGTTAAAACTACAGTTGgtaagcctatcccagctgtcattgggtgagaggcagggtacatcctggataggtcgccagactatcataAGAGTGACACATAAgacccttttacactgcctgttcaaggcaggaatatcGTGCTGTTATTCCGCCTTGCTTTTCTGTATGAGGGGTACAATtgcagaatggggggacagagttgtcttgcctctgAGGTAGTAACTGCACTGAAACAATGTCTCTATAAATGGTAAAGCTggcaggatgggatcatgggcagcatgactgtgatgttttgatgatgtaTTATGCATGCAACCCACTGTgggagattttaaaagtagctgatagcagttagaggctaactcaaagaagaagaacaacagctgAAAAACAATAAGGTCCGGGAGCttcttaccctctgagcagaggaacTGGATCAGCCACTATatgacagagacagtaaatgattgttattgccatgttatgccttTGCTATTGTTTACAAAGCACTGCCGATCCGTTTGTTCTATGTCACGCTAGAGGCAGATGCTATTGTGTTACATGTCGCGCCTGTCATGCCTCTTTAGATTTGGTGATGATGGCATGCTATCTGAAATCACACATTGGAGTGGCATGATGCcgttgttgttttgttctgtgtaaaaaatacaaaggtggtgtaaagaagggacttcatagcaGTCCTGTAGCACAACAGATGACCATTCAAGTGCACATTTACACCTGTAGGAAATTTAGAGTCATCAGTGAACCAAActcatgtctttggactgtgggaggaagctggagaaccaggagaaaacccacactgacatgtaaGCTCCACACAGAGAGGGCCCAAACGGCTGGTGGATTTGAACCCAGAGCCCTCTTGCtctgaggcaacagtgctaaccactgcagcaccATGCCGCCTGGAAGCTAACATCAACAACTATATTTATATTAGTGTATAATTGCCTGAAACTGggaatcagtgtgtttttgttgtcttataatgagccatttatatctacatacagagcggggCCTCTTCCATGGAATTCTACAGTAGCCCttaacggacaaaccaaacactggctttagatagtgccatttgtgtttttgcatcagccctCATAGTTCTCCTACTCCCCTGCACACGAGAGAAGTTTCATTTGGTTGCAGTCTGctacctcaccactagatgccagtAAATCCTGCTcactagacctttaaaggtACTGAACGGCTTCTAAATGGACCATTAGGTGAGCTTGTTTTGTAATTTGGGATGTACAGTTTAGGTGTGTTTGGTAATATTTGAATGTGTAAGAAGTTTGCAGGGAGACTACATCTATTCTGTCTATACATTCATGTGACAACTATTCACTGATGGTTATGTGTTTTATTGACAGTGATCAGCAACATCGAGCAGACCTGAATCCAGTCCGTCTCCATCACCCTGAACTCAAAgatgacaaacaataaaaagctCATCTGAATTGCTGCTGTCTCTGCCGTGATCTTCCAGAACCTGAAAGTCtcgatgtgtgtgtggtgtcagtTTCTTCCTTTTTAAAATCTCAAACATGACCGAGATCAGAGTTTAGCAGCAGTCTACAATAAACTGCCAGTTATTTGTCAAAACATCCCGCTCTCTAAACAAAGTCGAGTGTCACCTTcagcaggaaaaacagaaagattAAGCAGCGCCGCTTCAAATCGAGCCCTCGACTGAAGAGCCTCTTTTTACATCATGTCACCCCCTCATCACCTCTCATCAGCATGAGAGCGGCATGTTTTCATATCCTGTCTAATGAGCCAATGAGCTCACAGCAAAGTCATAATAAGCATGAGCACAAAACAGAGCCGCTGACACAGGCGTTTCCCAGAATTCCTGCTGGAACTTAGGTAATTAAGAAATGACAAGAGAGGGgatattaattaatttacagTTTAAGGCCTGACAAAGGTTGATAAGACGCCGATTGGCACACACAGAGGTAATTGTGTTAATTAATCGGTGAGTAGTTAATCTGCTAACACAGAGTGTGTGCGGAGGGTTGGGGAGGGAACTCGAGGACGTTATCAAACACTGTGGTAATGGTTTTCAGAAGATTTTGCAAGTCGAGGCAAAGTGATTATAGTCTTTAAC
This DNA window, taken from Epinephelus moara isolate mb chromosome 6, YSFRI_EMoa_1.0, whole genome shotgun sequence, encodes the following:
- the LOC126391850 gene encoding vitelline membrane outer layer protein 1 homolog; its protein translation is MASLFTIAAMLAVLSSGLCEEKTFLQRAGAAFNSRAYSSLLTVNNGEQFGNWTWPEMCPDKFFAVGFSLRVEPNQYGADDTALNGIRLICAKDGNRSFLYSIESHTGYFGDWSHPQYCPSGMLTSFQLRVEPHQGLFSDDTAVNNIKFRCSSNPTLEGRGMDWGEYGHWSQECQDGGICGIETKMEEYQYGLDDSTLNDVRFHCCAKPQQ